The genomic window CATACTTCAAAGATAGAAATGACCGTAGAATTAGACGAAAATCGCGTGCCAGAAAATTTATTTTGGACGGCTCAAGATGGAGGAGTTGCTAATGAAGAAGCCAAGGCCATGATGTTGTCTGTGTGGGATCAAAAAAAACAGGAAACCCTTCGTATTGATTTGTGGACCAAAGACATGCCAGTGGATGAAATGAAATTATTTTTTCATCAAACATTGGTGACCATGAGTGACACCTATTTACGTGCGACTCAAGATGAGAAAATGACCGCTACGATGAAAGATTTCTGTGATTATTTCGCTGAGAAATTAGAACTTGTAAAGAAGTAAATTACCATTCATTTAAGCGGTTGGAATCTAGTTTTAAAAAGATAAAAACCAAGATTGTAAACGCCCAAAGTCCTGACCCTCCATAACTAAAAAAGGGTAAGGGAATTCCAATGGTCGGAATGAGTCCCATTACCATCCCAATATTAATTAAAAAGTGGACAAACAGAATACTTGCGACGCTGTAGCCATAGACCCTGCTAAATTGTGATTTCTGCTGTTCTGATAGATATACAATGCGTAGAATCAACAACACAAATAGTAGAATAACGGCACTACTTCCAAAGAATCCCCATTCTTCACCAACGGTACTAAAGATATAATCGGTGTGTTGTTCTGGCACAAATTTTCCTTTGGTACGTGTGCCATCCATAAAACCTTTTCCAAACGTGCCTCCAGATCGAATTGCTTTCTCCGACTCATTTAGGTTGTAAGAAATATTGCGCTTCATGGCTTGCAGTTTTTCGGGATCTTTTTCCAAGCGAAGCCAAAGTCCAATACGATCTTGTTGGTGGTTTTGAAGAACGTTATTATAGGCCCATTGCACCCCAAAACTCAATCCAATACTACAGATTAATACCGCCAGTACACCTCCTATTTTTTTCTTTTTACGTTTAAAAAATAGCTGATATATGAAAAGTAGTACCGCCATTGAGAGACATACTGCTGTTGCAGAAAACTTTAAAGTCGCAATGCCTAAAAATGCTACAAACACTGCAAATAATAGGTAGTACTGAGGAATGCCTTCTCTGTAAAACACAAAAAATAAACTTCCAAAAACGAGGGTGCTTCCCGCATCATTTTGTAACAGAATTAAACCTGCTGGGATACCGACTAAGAAGGCTGCTCTTATCTGGTCTTTTTGTTCTTTGATGTTGGTTTGCAGGTCGCTAATATACTTTGCTAGGGCCAAGGCCGTGGCGAATTTGGCAAATTCACTTGGCTGTAAAGTCATCCCCCCAAAATCATACCAAGAGATCGCCCCATTAATTTGCTTTCCGAAAATAAATAAACCGATTAGAGAAAGAATGGATCCGAGGTAAATGATGCTCGCAAAGCGTTCGTAAAACTTAGCATCGACGGATAAAATCAATATAATTAAGATAATAGAACCTATGATAAAAATCAGTTGTTTGCCGTAGGGCTTGCTAATGTCAAAGTAGGATGTAAACTCACCCGCCGCAGAGGCGGATAAAATATTGAAATACCCAAATATAACCAGTGCTGTAAAAATAATTACAGCCATCCAATCTAATTGAAAACTATTGGCGCGATTCAGGTTCATTTATCATTTATTTTAAAAGGTTTGCCGCTGTAAGGTTTAAGGTATTCGTCTTCTAAACTTTTTTCGAGAACCAATTTTTCCATGCGTTTTAAGGTGACTTCTCCTTTTATGTATTTTTCAATCATCAAACTGGCTATACGTCCTGCCCAACGGGAACCGTAATATCCGTTTTCAACCAGAATGGCAATCGCAATTTTAGGATTATCTTTTGGAGCAAAAGCCACAAATATGGAATGGTCTGTGAGTTGTTGCCGTACTCCGTCAATTTTGGTGAAATTTTCGGCGGTGCCTGTTTTACCGCAAATTTCTATTCCCGGAACTTTCAGAAAACTGGCAGTTCCTTTTTTATAGACATCGTGCATTCCTTCAATAATAGGATCAAAATAGCCAGGATTAATGGACGTTTGTTTGGGGGTTGTAAAGTTAGGATTCATCTCTTCACCCTCAATAGATTTTAGGATGTGAGGGGTGTAATAATAGCCTTTATTCGCAATGGCGGCAGTCATATTTGCCAATTGAATGGGCGTCACTAAAATCTCACCCTGACCAATCGCATTAGAAATGATGGTGGTAGCACCCCATTGAAAATCGGGATACCATTGGTCATAATAATTTCCATCAGGAATGTTTCCTTTTTTTCCTACCGATAAATCATTTCCCAAAAAATTCCCTAAACCGAAACTTTTTATATGACTGCTCCAGATGTCCATGGACTCAGAAGCATCACTATATTTTTCAACAGTCGTTCTGAAAGCCATCGCAAAATAAGAGTTACACGAATAACTAATTCCAGAATCTAGATTTCTGAATCCACCCCCACAATGGCACTGCATGACGCGTTTGTTTTTTCCATAGATGTATTTTCCCGAACAAATAATATTTGTTTTTGGAGTGATAGCATTTTCTTGTAAAGCGGTTAATGCCACTAACAATTTAAAAGGCGACCCTGGGACATGCATTCTTGTGAGACCTTTATCGATTAAAGGCCGATGAATGGAATCTAAATATAGCTTGGTGTAGTTTTTGGAGCGTTGGCGGCCGACTAATAAGTTTGGATTGTAAGAAGGTGCGGAGACAAGACTTAATATTTCGCCTGTACTTGGTTCAATGGCAACAATCCCTCCAATTTTGTTTTGCATCAGTAATTCCCCATAGGCCTGAAGCTCAGAATCAATGGTAATTTTAATGTCTTTTCCAGGCACTGGAAGTGTGTCAAACGCCTCGTCTTTATAGGCGCCAATATCTCTGTTGTAAATATCTTTTTGGATGTATTTCACCCCTTTAATCCCTCTGAGTATTTTTTCATAAGAAATTTCGACGCCTTGCTTTCCAATCAAATCACCAAGACGGTAGTAGGAATCCTTTGCAATTTCACTCGTATTTGCCTCAGCGATGTAGCCTAATACATTGGCACCAATGGAGGTTTGATAATCTCTTACGGACCTTTTTTGAATATAAAACCCTTTGAATTTTCTTAATTTTTCAGAGAGAAAAGCATAGTCTTCTTTTGAAAGGTGTGCTAAAAACACCGACGGTAATCGGGGCGAATAGCGCTTGGCGCGGTTGTAATATTTAAGAAAATTGGGCTTGTCAATTTTTAAAAGCTTACAAAACATAAGCGTATCTAAAGTCTCGACTTCTCTAGGAATCACCATCACGTCATAACTCGGTTGATTGGCCACCAAAAGACTGTCATTTCGATCGTAGATATAGCCGCGTTTTGGGTAATGAAACACTTTGCGAATGGCGTTGTCATTATCCATATCGAAGGCATCGGCAGTGTAAATTTGCAAATAAAACAAACGTCCAACAAAGCTAATCCCCGTTAGAATAACCAATCCAAAAAGCAGTACTTTTCTCATGTTTCTTTTTTGCTAAATAGTGATGAAAAGAGTAAACAAAGTATCAATGTAAAAATGCTGGAATACAAGGCTTGTTCAATGATTAATGCTATTTTATTTTCATCAAACAAAACAAGAGAAAATAAAATGAAATGATGAATTACGATGAGGAATAAAAAGTAAACCAAGCGTTGACTAAAGCCAGTGTTGCTAAATTTTATTGCTTGATAATCATACGCTGCTCCAAATGAAAACTTCAGAAAAAGTGGTCGGATGTAGGCAATAGCCACACTTGCTGCTGCGTGCATTCCTCCAGAATCTAAAAATATATCGATAGACAATCCTAACAAAAAGCTCACGAAAATAAACAACAAGCGATTGTTTACAATGGGGTATAACAATATAAAAATGACATAGACATAAGGATTCAGGTCTCCTAAAAAATTGATATTACTACAGACAACGACCTGAAATATAACCAGTCCTATAAAACTTAAAATAGTTTTCAATACACTATTATTCATCGGAAAGATTTAAGGCTTCTAGCTCGTTAATATCTGTATTTTTTATAATGTAAACATGCTCCAGATTTTTCATGTCATTAAACAATTTGACATCAATAATATAAAGGTCTTCTGTATCATTGAGCCGGTAAGAATTAATGCTTCCAACAGGAATGTTAGGAGGGAAGGTTGAGGAGTATCCACTAGTGACAATCGTATCTCCGACAGTCAATTCTACAAGGTCTTGTACGTCTTTTAGTTGTGCTATTTCTGGAGATTTACCATCCCAACTCAAAATCCCAAAATAATTTGTTTTTTGTAATTTCACATTAATCCGACTGTTTGTATTTAAAATTGATAACACCCTAGAATAGTTTTTAGAGGTAGCGTCAATGATTCCCACAATACCTTTGGAAGTAATCACGCCATAATCTTCTTTAATACTGTCGCTTCGCCCTTTGTTAAGAGTTAAATAATTATTGGGAAGAGAAAAGCTGTTTTTATAAACCAGACTTGGGTGCAAGTCGTATTTGTATTCCAAAACAGAATCGACGGGAACAGAATCCTCATGACTAAAAACCATCATTTTCAAGCGGCTATTTTCCTCTAGAAGTAATTGGTTCTCCTTTTTTAAATTGAAATATTGAGTGACGCCATGAAACGTGCCGTAGATACTCCCGGTTATTTGATTGGAAGAATTCAGGAATTTACTGCGGTGATACTCATGCGATTGAATCGTGAGTGAAAAGGCATAAGAAAACAACAACAAAAACAAGACAAATGTTTTGTTTTTAATGAAGAAATTAAAAAGTTGTTGCATTACTTAAGTTCTATTTTATCAAGACACTTTTATACTTCGCAATATTTTTTAGAACAATTCCAGTTCCTCTAACAACGGCTCTTAGCGGATCTTCCGCAATATAAACAGGCAAGTCTGTTTTTTGAGACAATCGTTTGTCCAAACCTCTTAACATCGATCCACCACCTGCAAGATAGATGCCTGTGTTGTAAATATCAGCCGCCAGTTCTGGAGGTGTTTGTGAGAGGGTTTCCATCACGGAATCTTCAATTCTAAGAATCGATTTGTCCAATGCTTTCGAAATTTCTCGGTGCGTAATTTGAACCTGTTTTGGTTTTCCTGTCAACAAATCTCGCCCTTGAACGTTCATTTCATCTGGCGGAATTTCTAAATCTTCCGTCGCGGCACCAATTTGTATTTTTATTTTTTCTGCGGTGCGATCTCCAACATATAGGTTATGTTGTGTACGCATATAATATATGATATCATTTGTAAAGACATCTCCTGCTACTTTTACGGATTTGTCACAGACAATACCTCCGAGAGCAATCACAGCAATTTCGGTAGTTCCACCACCAATGTCCACAATCATATTTCCTTTTGGTTGCATGATATCCACTCCAATCCCAATAGCCGCAGCCATTGGTTCATGAATTAAATACACTTCTTTACCGTTCACACGTTCAGCCGATTCTTTTACCGCACGCATTTCTACTTCGGTAATCCCCGAAGGAATACAAATCACCATTCTCAGAGAGGGTGTGAATAATTTATTCTTTAGTGCTGGAATACTTTTGATAAACAAACTTATCATTTGTTCAGACGCATCAAAATCTGCAATAACACCATCTTTCAGGGGGCGAATTGTTTTGATGTTTTCATGCGTTTTTCCTTGCATCAAGTTGGCTTCTTTACCGACCGCAATAATTTTTCCAGAGACACGGTCTCTAGCAACAATGGAAGGGCTGTCAATCACAACTTTGTCATTGTGAATAATTAAAGTGTTGGCGGTGCCTAAATCGATGGCTATTTCTTCTGTCAAGAAGTCAAAAAATCCCATATGCTATAAAAAATTTATCAAAAATATTAAAGTAATATGCTGTTTTGTAAATGTACTAAAATAAACTTGAGTTTGAAAATAGCTTTTACGTAAATAATTTAGTGTTTAAAATGACGTGTTTTTGTAAACACCATCGCTACATTGTTGGCGTTGCAATAATCAATACTCAACTGATCTTTAATGGAGCCTCCCGGTTGGATGACGGCTGTAATTCCTGCATTTTTTGCAATTTCCACACAATCAGGAAATGGGAAAAAAGCATCACTTGCCATCACGGCACCGTTCAATTTGAAATCAAATGAATTCGCTTTATGGATGGCTTGATTTAAAGCATCGACACGACTTGTTTGTCCCGTTCCACTCGCAAATAATTGTTTGTTTTTGGCTAAAACAATAGTATTTGACTTGGTGTGTTTGCATATTTTAGAAGCGAATAATAAATCTTCAATCTCACTTTCAATTGGGGTCGCA from Formosa sp. Hel1_33_131 includes these protein-coding regions:
- the rodA gene encoding rod shape-determining protein RodA encodes the protein MNLNRANSFQLDWMAVIIFTALVIFGYFNILSASAAGEFTSYFDISKPYGKQLIFIIGSIILIILILSVDAKFYERFASIIYLGSILSLIGLFIFGKQINGAISWYDFGGMTLQPSEFAKFATALALAKYISDLQTNIKEQKDQIRAAFLVGIPAGLILLQNDAGSTLVFGSLFFVFYREGIPQYYLLFAVFVAFLGIATLKFSATAVCLSMAVLLFIYQLFFKRKKKKIGGVLAVLICSIGLSFGVQWAYNNVLQNHQQDRIGLWLRLEKDPEKLQAMKRNISYNLNESEKAIRSGGTFGKGFMDGTRTKGKFVPEQHTDYIFSTVGEEWGFFGSSAVILLFVLLILRIVYLSEQQKSQFSRVYGYSVASILFVHFLINIGMVMGLIPTIGIPLPFFSYGGSGLWAFTILVFIFLKLDSNRLNEW
- a CDS encoding rod shape-determining protein → MGFFDFLTEEIAIDLGTANTLIIHNDKVVIDSPSIVARDRVSGKIIAVGKEANLMQGKTHENIKTIRPLKDGVIADFDASEQMISLFIKSIPALKNKLFTPSLRMVICIPSGITEVEMRAVKESAERVNGKEVYLIHEPMAAAIGIGVDIMQPKGNMIVDIGGGTTEIAVIALGGIVCDKSVKVAGDVFTNDIIYYMRTQHNLYVGDRTAEKIKIQIGAATEDLEIPPDEMNVQGRDLLTGKPKQVQITHREISKALDKSILRIEDSVMETLSQTPPELAADIYNTGIYLAGGGSMLRGLDKRLSQKTDLPVYIAEDPLRAVVRGTGIVLKNIAKYKSVLIK
- the mreD gene encoding rod shape-determining protein MreD; amino-acid sequence: MNNSVLKTILSFIGLVIFQVVVCSNINFLGDLNPYVYVIFILLYPIVNNRLLFIFVSFLLGLSIDIFLDSGGMHAAASVAIAYIRPLFLKFSFGAAYDYQAIKFSNTGFSQRLVYFLFLIVIHHFILFSLVLFDENKIALIIEQALYSSIFTLILCLLFSSLFSKKET
- the mreC gene encoding rod shape-determining protein MreC codes for the protein MQQLFNFFIKNKTFVLFLLLFSYAFSLTIQSHEYHRSKFLNSSNQITGSIYGTFHGVTQYFNLKKENQLLLEENSRLKMMVFSHEDSVPVDSVLEYKYDLHPSLVYKNSFSLPNNYLTLNKGRSDSIKEDYGVITSKGIVGIIDATSKNYSRVLSILNTNSRINVKLQKTNYFGILSWDGKSPEIAQLKDVQDLVELTVGDTIVTSGYSSTFPPNIPVGSINSYRLNDTEDLYIIDVKLFNDMKNLEHVYIIKNTDINELEALNLSDE
- the gldC gene encoding gliding motility protein GldC, encoding MATHTSKIEMTVELDENRVPENLFWTAQDGGVANEEAKAMMLSVWDQKKQETLRIDLWTKDMPVDEMKLFFHQTLVTMSDTYLRATQDEKMTATMKDFCDYFAEKLELVKK
- the mrdA gene encoding penicillin-binding protein 2, with protein sequence MRKVLLFGLVILTGISFVGRLFYLQIYTADAFDMDNDNAIRKVFHYPKRGYIYDRNDSLLVANQPSYDVMVIPREVETLDTLMFCKLLKIDKPNFLKYYNRAKRYSPRLPSVFLAHLSKEDYAFLSEKLRKFKGFYIQKRSVRDYQTSIGANVLGYIAEANTSEIAKDSYYRLGDLIGKQGVEISYEKILRGIKGVKYIQKDIYNRDIGAYKDEAFDTLPVPGKDIKITIDSELQAYGELLMQNKIGGIVAIEPSTGEILSLVSAPSYNPNLLVGRQRSKNYTKLYLDSIHRPLIDKGLTRMHVPGSPFKLLVALTALQENAITPKTNIICSGKYIYGKNKRVMQCHCGGGFRNLDSGISYSCNSYFAMAFRTTVEKYSDASESMDIWSSHIKSFGLGNFLGNDLSVGKKGNIPDGNYYDQWYPDFQWGATTIISNAIGQGEILVTPIQLANMTAAIANKGYYYTPHILKSIEGEEMNPNFTTPKQTSINPGYFDPIIEGMHDVYKKGTASFLKVPGIEICGKTGTAENFTKIDGVRQQLTDHSIFVAFAPKDNPKIAIAILVENGYYGSRWAGRIASLMIEKYIKGEVTLKRMEKLVLEKSLEDEYLKPYSGKPFKINDK